From the Borrelia puertoricensis genome, one window contains:
- the glyA gene encoding serine hydroxymethyltransferase, protein MIDSVLFDLIERESKRERENIELIASENFVSLGVRQAVGSILTNKYAEGYPSKRYYGGCCVVDDIENLAISRAKELFGASYANVQPHSGSQANMAAIMALIKPGDKILGMELSHGGHLTHGSKVSFSGILFNAYSYGVSRDSEIIDYDDVRRIAKECRPNLIIAGASSYSREIDFKKFREIADEVSAYLLCDIAHTAGLVATGFHNSPIDVAHLTTSTTHKTLRGPRGGLILAGKESDMIVNFNNKERTLENSVNSCVFPGTQGGPLMHVIAGKAVAFGEALMGEFKDYISRVIENTKAMAEYFVSEGFRIVSGGTDNHLFLVDLGILGITGADAEEVLESVNIILNKNTIPFDSKNPSVASGIRIGGAAITSRGLNRDDSIEVARFIIRALKTKSDDEHKKIKCEVVEFISSFNMP, encoded by the coding sequence ATGATAGATAGTGTTTTATTTGATTTAATTGAAAGGGAATCTAAGAGGGAGAGAGAAAATATTGAATTAATTGCTTCAGAAAATTTTGTATCATTAGGGGTAAGACAGGCTGTTGGAAGTATTTTGACTAATAAATATGCTGAAGGTTACCCTTCAAAGAGATATTATGGTGGATGTTGTGTTGTTGATGATATTGAAAATTTAGCTATATCGCGCGCAAAAGAGCTTTTTGGTGCAAGTTATGCAAATGTTCAACCTCATAGTGGTTCCCAAGCTAATATGGCTGCTATAATGGCACTTATTAAGCCTGGGGATAAAATTCTTGGAATGGAGTTGTCTCATGGGGGTCATTTAACTCATGGTAGTAAGGTCAGTTTTTCTGGAATTCTCTTTAATGCATATTCTTATGGTGTATCAAGGGATTCTGAGATAATTGATTATGATGATGTTAGGAGAATAGCTAAAGAATGTAGACCTAATTTAATAATTGCTGGTGCTTCTTCTTATTCAAGGGAAATTGATTTTAAAAAATTTCGTGAAATAGCGGATGAGGTTTCAGCTTATCTTTTGTGTGATATTGCTCATACAGCAGGCCTTGTTGCTACAGGTTTTCATAACTCCCCTATTGATGTTGCACATTTAACTACAAGTACTACTCATAAGACTTTAAGGGGCCCTAGAGGAGGATTAATTCTTGCAGGTAAGGAATCTGATATGATAGTGAATTTTAATAATAAAGAGAGAACACTAGAGAATTCTGTTAATTCTTGTGTTTTTCCAGGAACCCAAGGTGGGCCTTTAATGCATGTTATTGCAGGTAAAGCAGTGGCTTTTGGAGAAGCTTTGATGGGTGAGTTTAAGGATTATATTTCTAGGGTAATAGAGAATACCAAAGCTATGGCTGAGTATTTTGTTTCAGAAGGTTTTAGAATAGTTAGTGGTGGAACGGATAATCATTTATTTTTAGTTGACCTTGGTATTTTGGGTATTACAGGGGCTGATGCTGAGGAAGTGCTTGAGAGCGTAAACATTATTCTTAATAAAAACACAATTCCTTTTGATTCAAAAAATCCTTCTGTAGCTTCGGGTATTCGAATTGGTGGTGCTGCTATTACTTCAAGAGGTTTAAATAGAGATGATTCTATTGAGGTTGCTCGTTTTATTATTAGGGCTTTGAAGACTAAGTCTGATGATGAGCATAAAAAAATAAAATGCGAAGTCGTAGAATTTATTAGTAGTTTTAATATGCCCTAA
- a CDS encoding J domain-containing protein, producing the protein MSNLFQIFFLLLSLILIFSPFILSVFFIFFVFFIITSILGGFRTYTTRDYFYSKSRELEFYKLSFLLIAKLISILGSMTGEQLNYINFIINSLNLSEKHKTELYNVFHFSVTQNRNADKILYTLKLGYFQHRDLFVWLVSVLKEINSLARYGNLEGDKFIRYVSAFLELDFESHDAYKNINIEIINPYEVLGLRYSASGDDIKKAYKKLVIQYHPDRFASEPIKQREANEKFIKIQDAYEKICKERNLK; encoded by the coding sequence GTGTCAAATTTGTTTCAAATTTTCTTTTTGTTATTGTCATTGATTTTGATTTTTAGTCCCTTTATTTTAAGTGTGTTTTTCATATTTTTTGTTTTTTTTATAATCACCAGTATTTTAGGTGGATTTAGGACGTACACAACAAGAGATTACTTTTATTCTAAGTCAAGGGAACTTGAGTTTTATAAGTTATCTTTTTTATTGATAGCCAAATTGATTTCTATTTTGGGATCAATGACTGGCGAGCAATTAAATTATATTAATTTTATAATAAATTCTTTAAATTTATCCGAAAAACATAAGACGGAACTTTATAATGTATTTCATTTTTCTGTTACTCAAAATAGAAATGCAGATAAAATATTATATACGCTGAAGCTTGGGTACTTTCAGCATAGAGATCTTTTTGTGTGGCTTGTCTCAGTTCTGAAAGAGATTAATAGTTTAGCTAGATATGGAAACTTGGAAGGGGATAAATTTATTCGTTATGTTAGTGCGTTTCTTGAGCTTGATTTTGAAAGTCATGATGCTTACAAAAATATTAATATAGAGATTATTAATCCTTATGAAGTATTGGGTTTAAGATATAGCGCCAGTGGTGATGACATAAAGAAGGCTTATAAAAAATTAGTTATACAATACCATCCAGATAGATTTGCAAGTGAACCTATTAAACAAAGAGAGGCGAATGAAAAATTTATTAAGATCCAAGATGCTTATGAAAAGATCTGCAAAGAGCGAAATTTAAAATAG
- the murB gene encoding UDP-N-acetylmuramate dehydrogenase, with protein MLKNINNFLEKINIKPKTENLAKHTTYKIGGISKLFLTPKTIKDAEHIFKVAIKEKVKIFILGGGSNLLINDELEIDFPIIYTGYLNKIELQNNQITAECGTNFDDLCHFAMQNELSGLEFIYGLPGTLGGAIWMNARCFGSEISEILDRVIFVDENGQTICKKLEKSEFSYKTSPFQNKNIVILKATLNLTKGNKKHIEETMKQNKQKRIDKGHYLSPSSGSTFKNNKQFLKPTGQIIEECNLKGLNIGGAAVSHYHGNFIINKNNASSKEIKTLIEKVKIEVQIKTGFLLEEEVIYIGFNDKN; from the coding sequence ATGTTAAAAAACATAAATAATTTTCTTGAAAAGATTAATATTAAACCTAAAACAGAAAATCTTGCAAAACATACAACCTATAAAATAGGGGGTATTTCCAAACTATTTTTAACACCTAAAACAATAAAAGATGCAGAACATATATTTAAAGTAGCAATCAAAGAAAAAGTTAAAATATTTATTTTAGGAGGAGGCTCCAATCTGCTAATAAACGACGAATTAGAAATTGATTTTCCTATAATATATACTGGATACCTAAATAAAATTGAACTTCAAAACAATCAAATTACTGCTGAATGCGGAACCAATTTTGACGACCTATGTCATTTTGCAATGCAAAATGAATTAAGCGGATTAGAATTCATATATGGACTTCCTGGAACTCTTGGAGGTGCAATTTGGATGAATGCCAGGTGTTTTGGAAGCGAAATCTCCGAAATATTAGATCGGGTCATTTTTGTAGATGAAAATGGACAAACTATCTGCAAAAAACTTGAAAAAAGTGAATTCTCATATAAAACTTCTCCTTTTCAAAACAAAAATATTGTAATACTAAAAGCAACCCTAAACCTAACAAAAGGCAATAAAAAACACATTGAAGAGACTATGAAACAAAACAAGCAAAAAAGAATAGATAAAGGACATTATCTCTCTCCAAGCAGCGGGAGTACATTTAAAAATAATAAACAATTTTTAAAACCTACTGGGCAAATCATTGAAGAATGCAACTTAAAAGGACTAAACATTGGAGGGGCGGCAGTATCACACTACCACGGTAACTTTATTATCAATAAGAACAATGCCAGCTCTAAAGAGATTAAAACACTAATTGAGAAAGTAAAAATTGAAGTTCAAATAAAAACAGGATTTTTACTTGAAGAAGAAGTGATTTATATTGGATTTAATGACAAAAATTAA
- a CDS encoding cysteine--tRNA ligase yields the protein MLLRLYNTKTKSLSEVKNFNDTKVYACGPTVYNYAHIGNLRTYIFEDLLIKSLRLLKYNVNYAMNITDIGHLTGEFDEGEDKVAKAARERGLTVYEISRFFTEAFFCDCEKLNIVRPDKVLIASEYIASMIEVIKVLEQNGFTYFVNGNVYFDTSLFKSYGQMAGINLNGSGFSSVSRVEIDPSKKNKSDFVLWFTNSKFKDQEMKWDSPWGFGYPSWHLECAAMNLDCFRSTLDIHLGGVDHIGVHHINEIAIAECYLNRMWCDIFVHGEFLIMEDEKMSKSNNNFITIKDLETDGFSPLDFRYFCLTAHYRTQLKFTFSNLRACKIARKNMLNKLTAVCSSLNQFDLVLLSKNYENIESVLEKRYYDNFLEKIAFDLSIPQVLALLWDIVKDDNLSAFSKLRLTFKFDEVLSLGLKEGVFREIEKDRIDIDDAMNSLLEERRLAKIRKDFKRADEIREYFYSKGFVLIDTEEGTKVKRG from the coding sequence ATGCTTCTTAGATTATATAATACAAAAACAAAGAGTTTATCTGAAGTAAAAAATTTTAATGATACAAAGGTCTATGCTTGTGGACCTACTGTTTATAATTATGCCCATATAGGTAATCTTAGAACATATATTTTTGAAGATCTGCTTATTAAGTCCTTAAGGTTATTAAAATATAATGTTAATTATGCAATGAATATTACTGATATTGGTCATTTAACAGGTGAATTTGATGAGGGAGAAGATAAGGTTGCTAAGGCTGCAAGAGAGAGAGGTCTTACGGTTTATGAAATTAGTAGGTTTTTTACAGAAGCTTTTTTTTGTGATTGTGAGAAATTGAATATAGTGCGTCCTGATAAAGTGCTTATTGCAAGTGAATATATTGCAAGCATGATAGAGGTGATTAAAGTTCTTGAGCAAAATGGGTTTACTTATTTTGTTAATGGTAATGTTTATTTTGATACTTCTCTTTTTAAGAGTTATGGCCAGATGGCTGGTATTAATCTAAATGGTTCTGGGTTTTCTTCTGTTTCCAGAGTTGAGATAGATCCGTCAAAAAAGAATAAGTCAGATTTTGTTTTGTGGTTTACTAATTCAAAATTTAAAGATCAGGAGATGAAATGGGATTCACCTTGGGGTTTTGGTTATCCAAGTTGGCATTTAGAATGTGCGGCAATGAATTTAGATTGTTTTAGGAGTACTCTTGATATCCATTTGGGAGGAGTTGATCATATTGGGGTTCATCACATAAATGAAATAGCGATAGCAGAATGTTATTTAAATAGAATGTGGTGTGACATTTTTGTTCATGGTGAATTTTTGATTATGGAAGATGAAAAGATGTCAAAATCAAATAATAATTTTATAACTATTAAAGACTTAGAGACTGATGGATTTTCGCCTTTAGATTTTAGATATTTTTGTTTAACTGCACATTATAGAACTCAACTTAAATTTACGTTTAGTAATTTGAGAGCTTGCAAGATAGCTAGGAAAAATATGCTTAATAAATTGACAGCTGTCTGTTCTTCATTAAATCAATTTGATCTGGTATTACTTAGTAAGAATTATGAGAATATTGAATCTGTTTTAGAGAAAAGATATTATGATAATTTTTTGGAAAAAATAGCTTTTGATTTAAGCATTCCTCAGGTATTAGCCTTGTTATGGGATATTGTTAAAGATGATAATTTAAGTGCTTTCTCAAAACTTAGACTTACATTCAAATTTGATGAAGTTTTATCTCTTGGTTTAAAAGAAGGAGTGTTTAGAGAGATTGAGAAGGATAGGATAGATATTGATGATGCTATGAATTCTTTGCTGGAAGAGAGACGGTTAGCCAAGATAAGAAAAGATTTTAAACGTGCTGATGAGATTAGAGAATATTTTTATTCTAAAGGTTTTGTATTAATTGATACTGAAGAGGGGACTAAGGTTAAAAGAGGGTAA
- a CDS encoding DNA-binding protein, with product MAVFFKSQYFVLSLVFLIFLSLFIFSGFLFYLKPVIYEISPMPASHENVIVIKGRNLGDKIGEININDHYLMKSSIVSWSNEKVVFRITDEINSGLVFIKSEKGISNELFLVISRQVPIKLEKKNKPFLFVTDDLVLMTNVPVILRGKNLVSNFADVEIFIQTKHELYKVLPRDILKLSEEEIKFIPPKTLHIDGEIFLLVDGVESNKIPFNFNTNFFRWNLKRTRGFKISHEIYFVQDYGKELSLISDDINFNVFYLSPIENERQKIKFADNNGAIFDLDNLFFKSLKSNTYHLEFEVETCKLDLDIFDSKALKSIKVNTDSNIYEFKTYVLNKRDRYLSYDSLDLSSINLNVNNKDSAYELAKSIIDALVLHFTIIDNDLTLDESIKMREISAGNLILLTNLLFLRNNIPLRNAVGLYFDTRSSSLKEHTWCEFFLEHIGFIYFDIVNAVLFRDISNYFLNMSENYIQYGYKEDYDDLLFDDYFGLVLLKYKSLTNSNYSLNYKITLEENINDR from the coding sequence TTGGCAGTATTTTTTAAGAGTCAATATTTTGTTTTAAGCTTAGTGTTTTTAATCTTTTTAAGTTTATTTATTTTTTCTGGATTTTTGTTTTATTTAAAGCCTGTGATTTATGAAATATCACCAATGCCTGCTTCTCATGAAAATGTAATTGTGATTAAAGGACGTAATTTAGGTGATAAGATTGGAGAGATTAATATTAATGATCATTATTTGATGAAGAGTAGTATTGTTAGTTGGAGCAATGAGAAGGTAGTTTTTAGAATTACAGATGAGATCAATTCAGGTCTTGTTTTTATAAAAAGCGAGAAAGGAATTAGTAATGAACTTTTTCTTGTAATTAGTAGACAAGTTCCAATTAAACTTGAGAAAAAAAATAAACCTTTTCTTTTTGTTACTGATGATTTGGTTTTAATGACAAATGTTCCTGTTATATTAAGAGGTAAAAATTTAGTGTCAAATTTTGCTGATGTTGAAATATTTATTCAAACAAAACATGAACTTTATAAAGTCCTTCCTAGAGATATATTGAAATTGAGTGAAGAAGAAATAAAATTTATTCCGCCAAAGACTTTGCATATTGATGGTGAGATTTTTTTGCTGGTTGACGGAGTTGAAAGCAATAAAATTCCTTTTAATTTTAATACCAATTTTTTTAGGTGGAATTTAAAGAGAACTAGAGGTTTTAAAATATCTCATGAAATTTATTTCGTTCAGGATTATGGTAAGGAGCTTAGTTTAATATCAGATGACATTAATTTTAATGTTTTTTATTTAAGCCCAATTGAAAATGAGAGACAAAAAATTAAGTTTGCAGATAATAATGGGGCTATATTTGATTTAGATAATTTGTTTTTTAAAAGCTTAAAATCAAATACATATCATTTAGAATTTGAAGTTGAGACTTGTAAATTGGATTTAGATATTTTTGATAGCAAAGCTTTGAAAAGTATTAAGGTAAATACAGATAGTAATATATATGAATTTAAAACATATGTTTTAAATAAGAGAGATCGTTATTTATCTTATGATTCACTTGATTTAAGTTCAATTAATTTGAATGTAAACAACAAAGATTCGGCTTATGAATTGGCAAAATCTATTATTGATGCTTTAGTTTTGCATTTTACGATTATAGATAATGATTTAACTTTGGATGAGTCTATTAAAATGAGAGAGATTTCAGCTGGTAATTTAATTTTACTTACGAATTTGTTGTTTTTACGAAACAATATACCTTTAAGAAATGCTGTTGGACTATATTTTGATACTAGGTCGTCTAGTCTTAAAGAACATACTTGGTGCGAATTTTTTTTAGAGCATATTGGATTTATTTATTTTGATATAGTAAATGCGGTATTATTTAGAGATATCTCTAATTATTTTTTGAATATGTCAGAGAATTATATCCAATATGGATATAAGGAAGATTATGATGATTTGTTGTTTGATGATTATTTTGGTTTAGTATTGTTGAAATATAAAAGCTTGACAAATAGTAATTATTCTCTGAATTATAAGATTACTTTGGAGGAAAATATTAATGATAGATAG